CGGGACGCTCAGGCACAGGGCGGCGGACGCCCGCGCCGTGGCCGCATGAACGGCCGCCCGCGCAATCAGAACGACGGCGAGCAGCAAGCCCGCAGCGGCTCCAGCGACGATCAGGACGACCGGGGCAACCGTGATGCTGCTGGCGAGCCCTCCGCGGACAACGGCGACAGCGATGGCAAGAGCAACGGCAACAGGGAATTGCCGGGCCTGGGCGAGCAGCCCAGCCTCGCCGATGCGATCGATCAGAATGACAAGGAGGCGGAGAAGCCGCGCCGCCGCGGCCGTCCGCGCAAGAACCAGGACCAGGACGGCGGGCCCGTTTCCGCCTAACGGCCGGAAAGGCCTCTAGTCCAGAATTTCGAGGGGGTCTCCTGCTTTCAGGAGGCCCCCTTTTTCTATCCGCGCGTAGACGCCCATCTCCATGTGGGCAAAGCCGCGCGCCAGAGATTTCAGCACCGGAAGATCGCGCAGGCCCTTTTCGGGATGGACCTCCGTCGCCGCGCAGCGCTCGATCGGCTCGGCCACGCTCATCTCCACCTCGCCGATGCGCAGGCGCTTTCCGACCCAGTTGCGCTCGACCCAGGGCAGCGGTCCTTCGAGCAGAAGGTTGCCCCGGAAGCGGCGCGGGTCCGCGACCTGTCCCAGAACCCGCTCAAGGTCCTTCAGCGACGCCAGGTTGATCAGCGAGACAAAGGGCTCCTCGACGTCCGTGAAGGCGCCCCCGGCGGATTCCACCAGGCGCGGCGACACGCCGGCACCGCCAAGAAAGGCGCCCAGGAACTGGTCGATCAGCATGCGGCCCAGCGGCTCGGTCGCCTTGCCGCGCGCCACCTGCCGCCCGTCGCGCATCAGCGTCAGCGTGCCGTCCTCGGCATCGTAGCTGGCATCCAGGGTCGCCAGCTTCTCGTCGCTCATCAGATTGAAGAAACTGCGTTTGGAAGCCCAGGCCGTCACCCCCGGCTCGACCGAACCGCCGCCCTTGACGATGGCGAAGCGGCGGTCTTCCGGCAGGCGCTTGCCGGGCTCCAGGGGGACCGACTGAA
The window above is part of the Limibacillus sp. genome. Proteins encoded here:
- a CDS encoding MOSC domain-containing protein; amino-acid sequence: MTGMLKEIWRYPVKSLSGEQLQSVPLEPGKRLPEDRRFAIVKGGGSVEPGVTAWASKRSFFNLMSDEKLATLDASYDAEDGTLTLMRDGRQVARGKATEPLGRMLIDQFLGAFLGGAGVSPRLVESAGGAFTDVEEPFVSLINLASLKDLERVLGQVADPRRFRGNLLLEGPLPWVERNWVGKRLRIGEVEMSVAEPIERCAATEVHPEKGLRDLPVLKSLARGFAHMEMGVYARIEKGGLLKAGDPLEILD